One segment of Aquimarina sp. BL5 DNA contains the following:
- a CDS encoding M20 family metallopeptidase, with protein MITHRTILNTTVSLLFLFCGLVSFGQEAVIEATIHKGIQQQTDKIFDDLVQIRRDFHMNPEVSEQEKRTAHKIKEYLLSIGLEVKTNIGGNGVVGILKGAKEGKKIAWRADIDAMQSDIPDMVDFKSKKEGVRHICGHDVHATIALGIANVLASQKDQLEGTVYFIFQPSEENYKGAKAMIEDGLFDIINPDEIYGTHIAPLPATMISTKPEWLFADYKMIEVVYKNSADNDAVLEYTKTLLKSFQNVAADSEFFDPQSLLSPAIGLANPNTIFKDYITVYDNFDIKKTDDLISIKTYVGSSIFNELAKILPQVKQKIKSSKYSEKLVNVSYSGDRANLMNNKKLTNETMNSISAVYGQQNVIRLYGEMPDGRGDDFAYFLERVPGVYFFLGGSNFEKGIISMPHAPNFAIDENCIKTGVNYFASMIAERLDQ; from the coding sequence ATGATTACTCATAGAACAATATTAAACACAACAGTTTCCTTATTATTTCTTTTTTGTGGGTTAGTGTCTTTTGGACAAGAAGCAGTAATAGAGGCTACTATTCATAAAGGAATACAGCAACAAACAGATAAAATCTTTGACGATCTTGTACAGATTCGTAGAGATTTTCATATGAACCCAGAAGTCTCAGAACAGGAAAAAAGAACAGCTCATAAAATCAAAGAATATTTACTCTCTATCGGATTAGAGGTTAAAACAAATATTGGAGGGAATGGTGTTGTTGGTATTTTAAAAGGAGCAAAAGAAGGAAAGAAAATTGCATGGAGAGCAGATATTGATGCGATGCAATCTGATATACCAGATATGGTAGATTTTAAATCAAAAAAAGAGGGTGTTCGCCATATTTGTGGACATGATGTGCATGCCACTATCGCATTAGGGATTGCTAATGTACTAGCGAGTCAAAAAGATCAATTAGAAGGAACGGTTTATTTTATTTTTCAACCTTCTGAAGAGAATTATAAAGGAGCAAAGGCAATGATAGAAGATGGCTTATTTGATATCATTAATCCAGATGAAATATATGGAACACATATCGCTCCACTTCCTGCAACAATGATTTCAACCAAACCAGAATGGCTATTTGCTGATTATAAAATGATAGAAGTGGTTTATAAAAACTCAGCTGATAATGACGCTGTGCTTGAGTACACCAAAACATTGCTTAAAAGCTTTCAAAATGTAGCGGCTGATAGTGAGTTTTTTGATCCGCAAAGTTTATTAAGTCCTGCTATTGGTTTAGCAAACCCGAATACTATTTTTAAAGATTATATAACGGTATATGATAATTTTGATATTAAAAAGACGGATGATCTAATATCAATTAAAACGTACGTTGGCTCTAGTATCTTTAATGAATTAGCTAAAATTTTGCCTCAAGTAAAACAGAAGATTAAGTCATCAAAATATTCAGAGAAGTTGGTAAATGTATCGTATTCTGGGGATCGAGCGAATCTTATGAATAATAAAAAGTTAACGAATGAAACTATGAATTCCATTTCTGCAGTTTATGGACAGCAAAATGTAATCAGGCTATATGGAGAAATGCCAGACGGTCGTGGTGATGATTTTGCTTATTTTCTAGAAAGAGTGCCTGGTGTATATTTTTTCTTAGGAGGTTCTAATTTTGAAAAAGGAATTATCTCGATGCCGCATGCTCCAAATTTTGCAATTGATGAGAATTGTATTAAGACAGGAGTAAATTATTTCGCGTCCATGATTGCCGAAAGATTGGATCAATAA
- the modB gene encoding molybdate ABC transporter permease subunit: MDWSPIILTAKLALVTTIILLIVSIPLAYWLAHSKSRIKPVVETLVSMPLVLPPTVLGFYLLMTFSPGNTFGSWLQDWFGIRLIFSFSGLVIGSVIYSLPFMVNPIQSGLASLPASLTEASYVLGKSKIKTLFSVLLPNIKPSLLTGIVLAFAHTVGEFGVVLMIGGNIPEKTKVVSIAIYDEVEALNYSNAHTYSLILVIITFIVLLSVYLINGGYLKRFWR, encoded by the coding sequence ATGGATTGGAGCCCAATCATATTAACGGCTAAACTTGCTTTGGTGACTACAATAATTCTATTGATTGTTTCAATCCCTTTAGCATATTGGTTAGCGCATTCTAAATCACGAATCAAACCGGTTGTAGAAACATTAGTGAGTATGCCTTTGGTATTACCTCCAACGGTTCTAGGGTTTTATTTGTTAATGACTTTTAGTCCAGGAAATACTTTTGGTAGTTGGTTGCAAGATTGGTTTGGAATTCGTTTAATTTTTTCGTTCTCCGGATTAGTGATAGGATCCGTTATTTATAGCTTGCCTTTTATGGTTAATCCCATTCAGTCGGGTTTGGCTAGTTTACCTGCTTCGCTAACAGAGGCTTCCTATGTTTTAGGAAAGTCCAAAATTAAAACCCTATTTAGCGTGTTGTTACCAAATATAAAACCTTCATTATTAACAGGAATTGTATTGGCTTTTGCCCATACCGTTGGAGAATTCGGTGTTGTTTTAATGATCGGAGGGAACATTCCAGAAAAGACCAAAGTGGTTTCTATTGCGATTTATGATGAGGTGGAAGCATTGAACTATAGTAATGCACATACGTATTCCCTGATTTTAGTCATCATAACTTTTATAGTATTGTTATCAGTGTATTTGATTAATGGTGGATATCTTAAAAGGTTTTGGAGATGA
- a CDS encoding T9SS type A sorting domain-containing protein, translated as MKSIPMSQSCIFIFLLVSSQLIMAQAPYGNAGEHTAVTLENTYAPNGYYEYLPTDFDQSSGNTYALVLFFHGKGERGDGNSNLDKVLKHGPPKLIENGTDFPAIVISAQSPKNSGTFSPSDFTNLYEYIIANYPIDLNRVYVTGLSAGGGSTWNALRADYTKIAAAIPICGAGGVNDPSGFLQQTPIWAHHNFSDGTVGRGQTINNMNRIANTGNSVMEVYPYGTGGTVADSDYTMQFDTTSKIWSSAIGINSPSDKMSFTLYRNGGHDAWTKTYNNQDVWDWLFAQSLNTLSTEEFVTISTKIYPNPTSGNIIIKTQKTLEEKLEIYDTVGRKIYDRMVTNNEVIDIASHGSGIYIAKIITSLGSQNSFKIVVR; from the coding sequence ATGAAATCTATCCCCATGTCCCAATCCTGTATTTTTATCTTCTTATTAGTATCCAGTCAATTGATAATGGCACAAGCTCCTTACGGCAATGCTGGTGAGCATACTGCCGTTACTTTAGAAAATACATATGCCCCAAATGGGTATTACGAGTATTTACCTACTGACTTTGATCAAAGCTCGGGAAACACGTATGCGTTGGTATTGTTTTTTCATGGAAAAGGAGAAAGAGGAGACGGCAATAGTAATCTAGACAAGGTTTTAAAGCATGGTCCGCCTAAATTGATAGAAAATGGAACCGATTTTCCTGCAATAGTTATTTCTGCTCAATCTCCAAAAAACAGTGGTACTTTTAGTCCTTCGGATTTCACTAATCTGTACGAATATATAATAGCAAATTATCCTATAGATCTGAATAGAGTATACGTTACTGGTTTAAGCGCTGGTGGAGGTAGTACCTGGAATGCGTTAAGAGCGGATTATACGAAAATTGCTGCTGCAATACCCATCTGTGGTGCAGGAGGAGTAAACGATCCATCAGGTTTTTTGCAACAAACTCCTATATGGGCGCATCATAATTTTAGTGACGGAACCGTAGGAAGGGGTCAAACTATAAACAATATGAATCGAATTGCTAATACAGGTAACTCTGTTATGGAAGTATATCCATATGGTACTGGAGGGACCGTTGCAGATAGTGATTATACTATGCAATTTGATACTACAAGCAAAATCTGGTCATCTGCGATTGGAATTAATAGTCCTTCTGATAAAATGTCATTTACTTTATATCGAAATGGTGGTCACGATGCGTGGACCAAAACATATAATAATCAAGATGTGTGGGATTGGTTATTTGCGCAAAGTCTAAACACACTTAGTACAGAAGAATTTGTAACCATATCAACAAAGATTTACCCTAACCCAACCTCTGGTAATATTATAATTAAAACTCAAAAAACTTTAGAAGAAAAATTAGAAATATATGATACAGTCGGAAGGAAAATATATGATCGTATGGTAACCAACAACGAAGTAATCGATATAGCTTCTCACGGATCTGGAATATATATAGCCAAAATCATCACTTCTTTAGGTAGCCAAAATTCGTTTAAAATTGTTGTACGATAA
- a CDS encoding IS110 family transposase has translation MERKMKLGMDVVNFNAAGIDIGSRSHYAAIGQELEDVKEFGVYAEDLTSLCEWFVSNDVTTVAMESTGDYWQNLYTELISFGFEVVLVNGKFTKNAKGKKTDVKDCRWIQKLHTLGLLTGSFLPDLVTEHLRTYCRQRTNWIELASSATHKMQKYLKLLNFRLDVVVKDVCGLTGMKIIEDICKGNLDPYNLAEHRHFNCRKPKEEIAKALHGNNREDFLFGLQQELKSYQFFQRNIKACDKKIEQFIKQELKQYPERKKLKTTEKTYKRINKNAPKIKNMNQIAFRYFDGVDLFAIEGLSHSSILSIMSEIGPEGFKKFPTAKHFTSWLRLAPNNKISGGKILSNRVPKGSNRLKIALRQAANAIGNLKDTHLSDFFRRVAYRKGRHSAVSATARKLAVIIWNMITKKIQYQPPKLYLFLDQKRKLGLVKRIKKQIDKFDLKPEDLGFNNSIIINKQN, from the coding sequence ATGGAAAGAAAAATGAAACTAGGAATGGATGTGGTGAATTTCAATGCAGCAGGAATTGATATTGGAAGTCGTTCTCATTATGCTGCTATTGGTCAAGAGTTAGAAGATGTAAAAGAGTTTGGCGTATATGCTGAGGATTTGACTTCATTATGTGAGTGGTTTGTGAGCAACGATGTAACTACTGTAGCTATGGAATCTACAGGAGATTATTGGCAGAATCTATATACGGAACTTATTAGTTTTGGTTTTGAGGTAGTACTAGTCAATGGGAAATTCACTAAAAATGCCAAAGGAAAAAAGACCGATGTGAAAGATTGTAGATGGATACAAAAACTACATACTCTTGGGCTACTTACGGGAAGTTTTCTACCAGATCTTGTTACTGAACATTTACGAACATATTGCCGACAAAGAACAAATTGGATTGAACTTGCTTCATCTGCAACACATAAAATGCAGAAATATCTAAAACTACTGAACTTCAGATTGGATGTAGTAGTCAAAGATGTTTGCGGACTTACTGGAATGAAAATCATTGAAGATATCTGTAAAGGTAATCTTGATCCATATAACCTAGCAGAACATCGGCATTTTAACTGTAGAAAACCTAAAGAAGAAATTGCAAAAGCGCTACACGGTAATAATAGAGAAGACTTCCTTTTTGGATTGCAACAAGAGCTCAAAAGTTATCAATTCTTCCAAAGAAACATAAAAGCTTGTGACAAAAAGATTGAGCAGTTTATAAAACAAGAACTCAAACAATATCCCGAAAGAAAAAAACTCAAAACAACAGAAAAAACTTATAAAAGAATCAATAAAAATGCTCCTAAAATTAAAAATATGAATCAAATTGCTTTTAGATATTTTGATGGTGTTGACCTTTTTGCAATTGAAGGATTGAGTCATTCATCCATTCTTAGCATTATGAGCGAAATTGGACCTGAAGGTTTTAAAAAATTCCCTACTGCTAAACATTTTACCTCTTGGCTAAGGTTGGCTCCCAACAACAAAATATCTGGAGGAAAAATACTAAGTAATAGAGTGCCCAAAGGAAGTAACAGACTCAAAATAGCACTCAGGCAAGCAGCAAATGCTATTGGAAACTTAAAAGATACTCATCTTTCTGATTTTTTCAGAAGAGTAGCCTACAGGAAGGGAAGGCACTCAGCGGTAAGCGCAACAGCTAGAAAGTTGGCAGTAATAATATGGAATATGATAACTAAGAAAATACAATACCAACCGCCTAAACTATATTTATTCCTCGATCAAAAAAGAAAACTAGGGCTTGTCAAAAGAATTAAAAAACAAATCGATAAATTTGACTTAAAACCCGAAGATTTAGGGTTTAACAACAGCATAATAATCAATAAACAAAATTGA
- a CDS encoding Crp/Fnr family transcriptional regulator, with the protein MKEEHQEYYKSYIKLFPDLNSEELSFLRSYLTIEEYDKKEFLFRSGEVQKEVAFVCKGLLRRYYINEKGNKITTGFVNENNYATDYPAFIRQIPSKYFIECLEPSVIIKLPYDKIQEGYKRYKRSEMYGRLIAEYVLTFQTDRVESFLFKNAEERYLDFVAHNKDIINRISLSHLSTYLGIERQSLSRIRSKIAKR; encoded by the coding sequence TTGAAAGAAGAACACCAGGAGTATTATAAATCATATATCAAATTATTTCCTGATTTGAACTCGGAAGAATTGAGTTTTTTACGTTCATATCTGACTATAGAAGAATATGATAAGAAAGAATTTTTATTCAGGAGCGGAGAAGTTCAGAAAGAAGTTGCATTCGTGTGTAAAGGTCTCTTAAGACGATATTATATTAATGAAAAAGGAAATAAGATAACTACAGGTTTTGTAAACGAAAATAATTATGCCACAGATTACCCGGCTTTTATTAGACAAATACCATCTAAGTACTTTATCGAATGCTTGGAACCATCTGTTATTATAAAGTTACCTTATGATAAAATTCAAGAAGGGTATAAAAGGTATAAGAGAAGCGAGATGTACGGAAGATTAATTGCCGAATATGTATTGACTTTCCAAACAGATAGAGTAGAGAGTTTTCTATTTAAAAATGCCGAAGAAAGATACTTAGACTTTGTAGCTCATAATAAAGATATCATTAATAGGATAAGCCTATCTCATTTATCAACTTATTTAGGGATAGAACGCCAATCTTTGAGTAGAATACGAAGTAAAATTGCAAAAAGATAG
- a CDS encoding aminotransferase class III-fold pyridoxal phosphate-dependent enzyme, whose product MIDKLLESEFSFGQPEVKRLNGYDNVNYIVKTKSTQYVFKTYSYNKELLAILEAENETLLNLQKKETDIFPKPIPFTDGTFIKVLHIDGSKTICRMLSFLEGKFLGDIESTEELFSSLGTFLAEMDIKFQKFDSYVLKARQWEWDIQYVHLNKKFLNDIPDTHNRNVVNYFFQQFEENVVPVLPELRKQVIHNDANEWNVLVHNERVSGIIDFGDLAHSHLINELAIAITYACYDKEKPLDWVPIILKAYHSVLPLEEKEIKILYYLIAARLCTSVCNSAHSRKINSDNVYATVSEKSAWQMLHKWLRISPIGAENVFRKAIGLSVHKIPSTEEEIKRRHQYISPILSLSYKEPIFMNRSAFQYMYDVNGNTFLDAYNNIPHIGHSHPKVVEAGQRQMAQLNTNTRYLYDLLPTYAEKLLSKFPNTLNKVFFVNSGSAASDLAMRMAYAHTRHKKIMIMEHGYHGNTQISIDISDYKFNNPKGQGQKEYILKTQIPDTYRGKHTGQNAGKLYAEEAVKQIEDTDHPIAAFITEPVVGCGGQVPLAEEYLKEIYPVIRKQGGICISDEVQTGFGRLGDHFWGFEAQDVVPDMVIVGKPIANGHPMGAVITTDEIAESFSKGVEFFSSFGGNPVSCAIGLSVLEVIEEEKLQENAKEVGDYYKSILSELQKKYDCIGDVRGSGLFLGIEIIKGKNRETNSILAHHIKNELRDKFILISTDGPDDNVLKTKPPLCFTKENAKEVVDTIDAVLERYYQTQKMILK is encoded by the coding sequence ATGATAGATAAACTCTTAGAATCTGAATTTTCTTTTGGTCAGCCCGAAGTTAAAAGATTAAACGGCTATGATAATGTGAATTATATTGTCAAAACTAAATCTACGCAATATGTTTTTAAAACGTATTCTTATAATAAAGAATTACTGGCTATTCTTGAAGCAGAAAACGAGACATTGCTGAACCTTCAGAAAAAAGAAACGGATATATTTCCTAAGCCAATTCCTTTTACAGATGGTACTTTTATAAAAGTATTACATATCGATGGATCTAAAACTATCTGTAGAATGCTTTCGTTTTTGGAGGGTAAATTTTTAGGTGATATAGAATCTACAGAAGAACTATTTTCGTCATTGGGAACCTTTCTTGCTGAAATGGATATTAAATTCCAAAAATTTGATAGTTATGTGCTTAAAGCAAGACAATGGGAATGGGATATTCAATATGTACATTTAAATAAAAAATTCCTTAACGATATTCCAGATACTCATAATAGAAATGTTGTAAACTATTTTTTTCAGCAGTTTGAAGAAAATGTAGTTCCAGTATTGCCGGAATTAAGAAAACAGGTGATTCATAATGATGCCAATGAATGGAATGTTTTGGTTCACAACGAGAGAGTTTCAGGAATTATCGATTTTGGAGATTTAGCACATTCGCATTTAATCAATGAATTAGCGATTGCCATTACCTATGCGTGTTATGATAAAGAAAAGCCTTTAGATTGGGTACCAATTATTCTAAAAGCGTATCACAGCGTTCTTCCTTTGGAAGAAAAAGAAATTAAAATCTTGTATTACCTGATCGCCGCAAGACTTTGCACGAGTGTATGTAATTCTGCGCATTCCAGAAAAATAAATTCTGATAATGTATATGCTACTGTTAGTGAAAAATCTGCCTGGCAGATGTTGCACAAATGGTTAAGAATCAGTCCAATCGGAGCAGAGAACGTATTTAGGAAAGCAATAGGATTGTCGGTTCATAAAATACCATCTACTGAAGAAGAGATAAAAAGAAGACATCAGTATATAAGCCCTATTCTATCCCTAAGCTATAAAGAACCTATTTTTATGAATCGTTCGGCTTTTCAATATATGTATGATGTTAATGGAAATACCTTTTTAGACGCTTATAATAATATTCCACACATCGGACATTCACATCCCAAAGTAGTGGAAGCTGGTCAAAGGCAAATGGCTCAATTGAATACGAATACCAGATATCTTTATGATCTATTACCTACCTATGCCGAAAAGTTGTTGTCAAAATTCCCAAATACGCTCAACAAAGTGTTTTTTGTAAACTCAGGAAGTGCAGCTAGTGATCTTGCGATGCGAATGGCGTATGCACATACCAGACATAAAAAAATAATGATCATGGAACATGGATATCATGGTAATACCCAGATTTCTATTGATATCAGTGATTATAAATTCAATAACCCAAAGGGACAAGGACAAAAAGAATATATTCTAAAAACTCAAATTCCGGATACCTACAGAGGTAAACATACTGGACAAAATGCAGGTAAATTATATGCTGAAGAAGCAGTGAAACAAATAGAAGATACTGATCATCCTATTGCAGCTTTTATTACAGAACCTGTCGTAGGATGTGGTGGACAAGTACCTCTTGCAGAAGAATATCTAAAAGAAATATATCCGGTGATTAGAAAACAAGGTGGGATTTGCATTAGTGATGAGGTTCAAACAGGCTTTGGTCGTTTGGGAGATCACTTTTGGGGATTTGAAGCGCAAGATGTTGTTCCGGATATGGTTATTGTCGGGAAACCAATTGCAAATGGGCATCCAATGGGAGCAGTTATTACTACCGATGAAATAGCCGAATCTTTCAGCAAAGGAGTGGAGTTTTTTAGTTCTTTTGGAGGAAACCCTGTTTCCTGTGCCATTGGATTATCGGTTTTGGAAGTAATCGAAGAAGAAAAATTACAAGAAAATGCTAAAGAGGTTGGTGATTATTATAAATCCATCTTATCCGAGCTTCAGAAAAAGTATGATTGTATCGGTGATGTACGAGGATCAGGGTTGTTTTTAGGAATCGAAATCATAAAAGGAAAGAATCGCGAGACCAATAGCATATTAGCACACCATATTAAAAATGAATTACGAGATAAATTCATACTCATCAGTACGGATGGACCTGATGATAATGTGCTGAAAACGAAGCCACCTTTATGTTTTACAAAAGAAAACGCCAAAGAAGTTGTGGATACTATAGATGCGGTATTAGAAAGGTATTATCAAACACAAAAAATGATTTTAAAATAG
- a CDS encoding GNAT family N-acetyltransferase: MIRPYNVHDKKELFDIFKLNTPKYFDPKEVNDFEEYLEQHSVTYLIIEYENKIVGGAGCNFREKDNTGRITWIFFHPNYTGLGLGKKMVEHCLSILKLNLTLEKVVVTTSQLAYKFFEKFGFSLKETEQNYWGPGLDLYLMELPIDKNS; this comes from the coding sequence ATGATACGACCATACAACGTACACGATAAAAAAGAATTATTTGATATTTTTAAACTAAATACTCCTAAATATTTTGATCCAAAAGAGGTGAACGATTTTGAAGAATATTTAGAACAGCATAGTGTTACTTATTTGATAATTGAATATGAAAACAAAATCGTTGGAGGAGCAGGATGTAATTTTCGAGAAAAAGATAATACAGGCCGAATAACATGGATATTTTTTCATCCTAATTATACTGGATTGGGACTAGGGAAAAAGATGGTAGAACATTGCTTGTCAATTTTGAAATTGAATTTAACATTAGAAAAAGTAGTTGTAACTACGTCGCAACTTGCATATAAGTTTTTTGAGAAATTTGGATTTAGTTTAAAAGAAACAGAACAGAATTATTGGGGGCCTGGTTTAGATCTGTATCTAATGGAATTACCGATAGATAAAAATTCTTAA
- the modA gene encoding molybdate ABC transporter substrate-binding protein, with product MPKPKVVTTISIIILLLLLGCKPSEKGVITIAAAANMQFAIGEISKIFTKQTGIQCELVISSSGKLTAQIKEGAPYDVFVSANMKYPEEIHANDLAVRPPKIYGYGQLVLWSMYDNIQPSIEMLKDQNIKHIALANPKTAPYGQAAIEVLENNGMYNQVKGKLVYGESIAQTNQFITSKSSEIGFTAKSVVLSPKMKGNGHWIALDERMYSLIEQGVVMIKRENRNFKNAQQFYDFLFSKEAKEILEDFGYLVTK from the coding sequence ATGCCTAAGCCAAAAGTAGTCACTACCATAAGTATCATAATTCTTCTATTGCTTTTAGGATGTAAACCGTCTGAAAAGGGTGTGATCACGATTGCTGCAGCTGCTAATATGCAGTTTGCGATAGGAGAAATTTCTAAAATATTTACAAAACAAACCGGAATACAATGTGAACTTGTTATCAGTTCCTCTGGTAAATTGACTGCACAGATAAAAGAAGGTGCTCCATATGATGTTTTTGTTTCGGCTAATATGAAGTATCCAGAAGAAATTCATGCAAACGATTTAGCTGTTCGTCCTCCTAAAATCTATGGGTATGGTCAATTGGTTTTGTGGTCTATGTATGATAATATTCAACCTTCTATAGAAATGTTAAAAGATCAAAATATCAAACACATTGCCTTGGCAAACCCTAAAACTGCACCCTACGGTCAGGCAGCAATTGAAGTGTTAGAAAATAATGGTATGTATAATCAGGTTAAAGGTAAATTGGTATACGGAGAAAGTATTGCACAAACCAATCAATTTATTACCTCAAAGTCTTCAGAGATTGGTTTTACTGCAAAATCTGTCGTATTATCTCCTAAAATGAAAGGCAATGGACACTGGATAGCATTGGATGAAAGAATGTATTCGCTTATTGAACAAGGAGTTGTTATGATTAAAAGAGAAAACCGGAATTTTAAGAATGCTCAACAGTTTTATGATTTTCTTTTTTCGAAAGAAGCCAAAGAAATACTGGAAGATTTCGGATATTTAGTAACTAAATAA
- a CDS encoding molybdopterin-binding protein — translation MNVFSGHISDIKVSESLSMVSVRLSEHVELKAIIVETPETASYLKIENAVEVLFKETEVIISKEDTLSISIQNKVKATIKDVTKGMLLSKLILKSDIGDMIAILATEALDEMMLTENQEVIAMIKVNEIMISK, via the coding sequence ATGAATGTTTTCTCAGGACATATATCGGATATAAAAGTAAGCGAAAGTTTATCAATGGTCTCGGTTAGATTAAGCGAGCATGTGGAACTTAAAGCTATAATAGTAGAGACTCCAGAAACAGCTTCTTATTTGAAGATAGAAAATGCTGTAGAAGTATTATTTAAAGAAACGGAGGTGATCATCAGTAAGGAAGATACCCTTTCGATAAGTATTCAAAATAAAGTCAAAGCTACTATTAAGGATGTTACAAAAGGAATGCTGTTAAGTAAGTTAATCCTGAAATCGGATATAGGAGACATGATTGCTATTCTTGCTACTGAAGCACTAGATGAAATGATGTTAACAGAAAACCAAGAAGTAATCGCTATGATAAAAGTGAATGAAATTATGATTTCTAAATGA
- a CDS encoding ABC transporter ATP-binding protein translates to MIQAHIYKTLSTANGKMLLDIRLNIKKGQFVTLYGPSGTGKTSTLRTLAGLLSVDKGQIVVDDKIWFDSEKKINVSPQQRRVGYVFQDYALFPNMTVRKNLEFALEKDQDRSIIQELITIVELEELQHRKPETLSGGQQQRVALVRALVRKPEILLLDEPLSALDIKMRTKLQDYILKVHRKYELTTILVSHDVGEIMKMSDEIYCLENGKISKQGNPLSIFTNDQLSGKFQFTGEVIAIAKEEVVYIVTVLIGTNVVKVIAQESEITDLRIGDKVIVASKAFNPVLLKIEK, encoded by the coding sequence ATGATACAAGCTCATATTTATAAAACACTTAGTACCGCTAACGGAAAGATGCTTCTTGATATTCGGCTGAATATTAAGAAGGGACAATTTGTTACTTTATATGGCCCTTCTGGTACTGGAAAAACATCTACTCTTAGAACATTAGCTGGATTATTATCAGTAGATAAAGGACAAATTGTGGTTGATGATAAAATTTGGTTTGATAGCGAAAAAAAGATAAATGTTAGTCCACAACAACGTAGGGTAGGATACGTTTTTCAGGATTATGCGTTATTTCCTAATATGACAGTGCGAAAAAACTTAGAGTTCGCTCTAGAAAAAGATCAGGATAGAAGTATCATCCAAGAGTTGATTACCATTGTAGAGTTAGAGGAATTACAGCATAGAAAACCTGAAACATTATCTGGAGGTCAGCAACAAAGGGTCGCATTGGTGCGTGCTTTGGTTCGTAAGCCTGAGATCTTACTATTAGATGAACCGCTTTCTGCGCTGGATATTAAAATGCGAACGAAGTTACAGGATTACATTCTAAAAGTACATAGAAAGTATGAACTCACAACAATTTTAGTTAGTCACGATGTAGGAGAGATTATGAAAATGTCTGATGAAATATACTGTCTTGAGAATGGCAAAATCAGTAAACAAGGAAACCCATTATCCATTTTTACTAATGATCAACTTAGTGGTAAGTTTCAGTTTACAGGAGAGGTAATTGCTATAGCAAAAGAAGAGGTAGTCTATATTGTTACTGTGCTTATAGGTACTAATGTGGTAAAAGTAATTGCTCAAGAATCAGAAATTACTGATTTAAGAATTGGAGATAAGGTTATTGTTGCTTCCAAAGCTTTTAATCCTGTTCTTCTAAAAATTGAGAAATAG
- a CDS encoding DUF2867 domain-containing protein, with protein MSFQKVCIPRESLLSQSNYDYSDSFKAEFTDKENTIDIITITKTFFSASPGWIGKLFVLRNKIVSVFGLKTGSKTKSKRELLNNFKGQIGERVGIFKVFDRSDSEIILGEDDSHLNFRVSLLLGPKIDDKKDFTISTTVNFNNWFGKLYFLPVKPFHRLIVPAMLKSVIKEVKKRTL; from the coding sequence ATGAGCTTCCAAAAAGTATGCATCCCTCGCGAATCATTACTTTCACAAAGTAATTATGATTATTCGGATAGTTTTAAAGCCGAGTTTACCGATAAAGAAAATACTATTGATATCATCACTATAACTAAAACTTTCTTTTCGGCTTCACCAGGGTGGATTGGAAAATTATTTGTTTTAAGAAATAAGATTGTTTCTGTTTTTGGCTTAAAAACAGGGAGTAAGACCAAGAGTAAAAGAGAATTGTTAAATAATTTTAAAGGACAGATAGGGGAAAGAGTTGGAATTTTTAAGGTATTTGATAGATCAGATAGTGAAATTATTTTAGGCGAAGATGACAGTCATCTTAATTTTAGAGTTTCCCTGTTATTAGGCCCGAAAATCGATGATAAGAAAGATTTTACTATTTCTACGACAGTAAATTTTAATAATTGGTTCGGAAAATTATATTTTCTTCCAGTAAAACCATTTCATAGACTGATAGTTCCCGCTATGTTAAAAAGTGTGATTAAAGAAGTAAAAAAGAGAACTCTTTAA